The genomic DNA CAAGTGGGAGGCGATGGTCAAGGAGGGCGGGTCCACGGACTTCACCGAGAAGGGCCCCTCCTCCCCGGCCTATCCGCTGGGGTGAGCGGCCGGGCCTCCCCGGGCCGGCCCACCGCGATGAGCGGTCCCGCCGCGGGGACGGGCTGTTTGTCGGTGCCGACTGGCACCGTGGACCTGTGCCGACAGCTCTGCTCGACCTGCTCCTGCCGCCCCGCTGCGCCGGATGCGACGCGCCCGGGGCCCTCGTCTGCGCCCGCTGCACGGCGGAGCTGCACGGCGAGCCCGCGCGCCGGATGCCCGCCCCGGTCCCGCCCGGCCTGCCCGAGTGCTGGTCGGCGACCGGCTACACAACCGCCGCACAACGGACGATCATCGCTTACAAGGAGCGCGGCCGCACCGCGCTGGCCCCCTTCCTCGCCGGCTCCCTGGCGCTGACGATCGCCACCGCGGTCGGCGACCGGCCGGTCGTCCTCGTCCCGGTGCCGAGCGCCCGCGCGGCCGTGCGGCGGCGCGGGCACGCTCCGGTGACCAGGCTGACGGAGCTGGCGGCGGGCTGCCTCCGCGCGGCCGGTTGGCCGGCGACCGTGGCGGAGATCCTCGCCCCGCGCCGCAGGGTCGCCGACCAGGCGGGCCTGAGCTCGCTCCAGCGGGCCGCGAACCTGTCCATGGCATTCAGGGTCACGACCGGCCGGAACGGGGCCGGAGTGGGTTCCTGGGGCGGCGCGGGGCCGGTTGTGCTGGTGGACGACATCATCACCACCGGTGCGACGCTCGCCGAGGCGGCCAGGGCGCTGCGCGAGGCGGGCGTGCCGGTTCCGCTCGCTGTCACGATCGCCGCGACACGCCGGAAGGGGGAAGTTCCTCCCCATGACGGAGGGTGAGGGGCGGTCGGGTGATCGGTCTCACCGGGTAGCCACACCTCCCTGTCCCGGCGGCGGATCCGGGGCCGTTCACCATGGCGGGAAAGCTTTCGCGCACGATCGTGCAGCGCGGCCGGAGCGGCCTTCCGCACGGCCGGCGGGCAGCGGTTGATCACCCAAAGTGATCCGTCGGCCGGTGTCCAGGCTGACATTCGGCCGGGATGCGGATAGCGTCTGAGCCATGGCACCCGCTCGGGTCCGTGGTTGCGCCGGGCCGACTCCCGTAAGAGAGCCGGTTCGGTTAGCCGATGCCAGCCGCAGGCCAAACGGTCCACGTAAGACGACTTCTTGTCGATCGATCACGGTGCGGCTTAGAGGTAAGTCCTGCCTTCCCGGGGAGCCAGATGTTCCTCGCCAGAAGAGAAGGGCATGTAGTGGCAAAGAGCTGCGAAACCCTCAGCAGGCGGATGTGGGGACGAAGACCAGGTCGGCCGAGCGGGTGCCGCAGCACTACATCGCCGAGGTTCGAAGGGGGTCCGTGCATGGACATCATCGTCAAGGGTCGGCACACCGGAGTGAGTGACCGATTCCGTGACCATGTGAACGCCAAGCTGGCCAGGATCGAGCGTCTGGACCACAAACTCATCAGTGTCGATGTGGAGGTGACCAAGGAGAGCAATCCGCGGATCACCGACCAGCGCGAGCGGGTCGAGCTCACCATCCACTCGCGTGGCCCCGCCGTACGGGCCGAGGCCACGGCCGACGACCGTTTCGCCGCCCTCGACATCGCGCTCGGAAAGCTTGAGGGAAGACTCCGGCGCCTCGCTGACCGGCGAAAAGTCCACCACGGCAACCACTGCCCGCCCTCCGTCGCCGAGCTGACCGCCACCGCCCTCGCGGAGACTCTCGAATCCGCGCCCGCGCGGCTGTTCGACGGCGCCCGGCTCGAGCAGGAGGCCCAGGAGGGCGCTCCCGAGGACAAGGCCATCATCCCGATCCAGATGGACGGTGACGGGCCGCTGGTCGTCCGGGAGAAGACCCACCAGGCCGATCCGATGACCATCGACCAGGCTCTCCTGGAGATGGAGCTGGTCGGGCACGACTTCTACCTGTTCCGTGACAAAGAGAGCGGACAGCCGAGCGTCGTATATCTGCGACAGGGCTACAACTACGGCGTTCTGCGCCTCGTCGAACCCTGACCGACACGTCTGAAGATCCTCTCCGACCAACCCGCGGACCCGTCAACCCGTGTAATCATTGCGGTCCAACGGCTCTGGCCCCCCGAGGAGGAGGCGTGACGGAACCCGACGAGGCGACCCGCCCTGCCAGGAGCGGCGACCCGATCCGCGTGCTGATCGTCGACGATCACGCGCTGATCCGGCGCAGCCTGGAAATGGCCCTGTCCGCGGAGACGGACATCGAGGTGGTCGGTGAGGCGAGCGACGGCCAGGAAGCGGTCGAGCTCGCCGACCGGCTCACCCCCGATGTCATGCTCATGGACGTACGGATGCCCCGGAGGAGCGGCATCGAGGCCACCCGTGAGATCAAGGCCTCGGTGCCGAGCACGCGGATCATCATGCTGACCGTGAGCGACGAGGAGGAGGACCTCTTCGAGGCGATCAAGGCAGGCGCCACCGGTTACCTGCTGAAGAACGTCCAGCTCGACGAGGTGCCCGAGGCCGTGCGCGGAGTCCACGAGGGGCAGTCGCTGATCAACCCGGCGATGGCGGCCAAGCTCATCAGCGAGTTCGCGAACATGAGCCGCAAGGAGGCCGAGCGGCCTCCCCAGCTCCCCGTCCCCCGGTTGACCGACCGGGAGATGGAGGTGCTCCGCCTGGTCGCCAAGGGGATGAACAACCGCGAGATCGCCAAGCAGCTGTTCATCTCCGAGAACACGGTGAAGAACCACGTCCGCAACATCCTGGACAAGCTCCAGCTCCACTCGCGGATGGAAGCGGTGGTCTACGCGGTCCGCGAGCGGATGCTCGAGATCACCTGACGCGCCGGATGCGGCGCCCCGGCCAGGGGCGCCGCACCCACGCAGCGGATCAACGGGCCAGCGCCTCCTGGAGGGGCGTCGACAGGTCCGGATCCACCCGGTCGACGCGGACGGCGTCGCAGCCCACCCAGCTCGCGGCCTCCCACAGGGCGTCGGCCAGTGCCCCGGCCCCCCTGTGCCGGTTGACGCCGGGCTCCAGGCTGACCTGGCGGCCGACCAGGGTGGAGCCCTCGCGTGCCGGGTCGACCCGGCCGATCAGCCGGCCTCCGGCGAGGACGGGCATCGTGAAATAGCCGTGGACGCGCTTCTCCCTGGGGACGTAGGCCTCGAGGCGGTGGTTGAAGCCGAACACGCGGGCGGTCCTGCCGCGGTCCCATACGAGGGAGTCGAACGGCGACAGCAGGGTCGTGCGGTGGCGGCCGCGCGGCTCGGTCTCCAGGGCGGCGGGATCGGCCCACGCGCTCGCTGACCGGTCGGGCCAGCCGGAGACCCGGACCGGGGTGAGACCGGCGTCTCCGCCGAGCAGCGCGCCGTCGAGAAGGGCCGCCGCGGCGGGCTTGAGGCGGAGGAAGTCGACGAGGTCGGCCCGGGTGGCCACGCCGAGGGCGCGTCCGGCGATCCCGGCGAGGCGGGTGACGCACTCGGCGTCGGAGGGGTCTTCGGCCAGGAGGCGGGCGGGGATCGCGCGCTCGGCCAGGTCGTAGACGCGGCGCCAGCCGACGCGGCGGGTGCAGACGACCGCGCCGGTGTCCAGCAGCCACTCGATGGCGATCTTCGAATCCGACCAGTCCCACCACGGGCCGCCCTTCTTGGCGCCCCCGATGTCGGCCGTGGTGATGGGTCCGTGCTCGCGGACCTGCTCCAGGATCTTGTCCACGCTGTCGGGCAACTCGTGCCAGCGGTACCTCCTGGCGTGGAAATACCTGCGCCGGAAGGCGTAGAGCGGCCAGTGGTCGATCGGCAGGACGCAGGCGGCGTGACACCAGTATTCGAAGGCCTGGGCCGGGTCGTCCCAGTAGGCGCGCTCGACGTCCTGCCTGCCGACGGCGCCGAGGCGGGCGTAGGCGACGAGTTCGTGCGAGCGGGCCAGGACGGAGATCGTGTCGAGCTGGACGGCCCCCAGCCGGCGCAGCGTCGCGGGGGCGCCGCCGCGACGGGAGCCGGCGCCCAGAAGGCCCTGGGCGCGGAGGATGATCCGGCGCGCCTCGTCGGCGGAGAGGGCGACCGTCATGATCGATCCGCGGGAGGGGAGACCGGCAGGCGGTGGAAGGTCGGCATGACGCAGAGGGTAGCGCGCCACACCGACAAAATAGCTACACCGGTGTCAGTCGGACCGGTCCCCGGGAGGCGACCGGTACGGCACGCGGGGGTCGTCGAGGACGGTGTCCCGGAAGACCCCGAAGACGGGCAGGAGGATCCCGCCCAGGACGCACGCGGTCACGCCCGTCCAGAACAGCGCCCACATGGGGCCCAGGCACAGGCCGGCTCCGCCGACGGCGAAACCCGAAATGACCACGGTCACGGCCAGCCACGAGGACGCCCTGCCCGTATGGACCGTCCGGGGCGCGTCGTCCGCCATCGCCGTGCCTTCCTTCATGGTGCGACGCGCCGTATGCTCAGGCTCTTCACGATGCGCGTTTGCAAACTGACATACCCTTTAGGGTGGTCACTACTCCCTATAAAAGGGACGTGAGGAACTCCGCAGACGCCCGATGCGTCTTTCAGGGTGGCTGTGCCTGGTGGTAGAACCGCCTACGATGGCAGCGGAGAACCGTGTCTCGTCCTCATCCGGGCCGGTCCGGCCACGGAAGACCTGCGAGGAGCTTTACCTAAAGTGCCAGCCTTTCTCGATAAGATTCTTCGCGCAGGCGAAGGCAAGCTTCTGCGTAAGCTCAAGCGCATCGCCGACCAGGTCAACTCCATTGAGGACGACTTCAAGAGCCTGACCGACGCCGAGCTCCGTGCGCTGACCGCCGAATACAAGGAGCGGCACGCCGCGGGCGAGACGCTCGACGACCTGCTTCCCGAAGCCTTCGCCACCGTCCGGGAGGCCTCCCGGCGCGTGCTGGGCAAGCGCCACTTCGACGTGCAGATCATGGGCGGGGCCAGCCTGCACATGGGCAACATCTCCGAGATGCGCACCGGTGAGGGCAAGACCCTCACCTGTACGCTTCCCGCCTACCTCAACGCCATCTCCGGCAAGGGCGTCCACGTCATCACGACAAACGACTACCTGGTCAAGGTCGGCGCGGACGAGATGGGCCGCATCCACCGCTTCCTCGGTCTCGAGGTCGGCGCGATCCTGGCGAACATGGCGCCCGACGAGCGCCGCAAGCACTACAACGCCGACATCACCTATGGCACGAACAACGAGTTCGGCTTCGACTACCTGCGCGACAACATGGCCTGGTCGCTGGAGGAGTGCGTCCAGCGCGGCCACAACTTCGCCATCGTCGACGAGGTCGACTCGATCCTCATCGACGAGGCCAGGACGCCGCTGATCATCTCCGGCCCCGGTGAGCAGTCCGGCAAGTGGTACGCCGAGTTCGCCAAGATCGTCCCCCGGCTCCGCAGGGGCACCGAGGGCAAGGACGGCGAGGAGAACACCGGCGACTACGCCGTCGACGAGAAGAAGCGCACCGTCGGCATCTTCGAGTCCGGCGTGGAGAAGGTCGAGGACTGGCTCGGCATCGACAACCTCTACAAGCCCGAGCACACCCACCTGGTGGGCTTCCTCAACAACGCGCTGAAGGCCAAGGAGCTCTACAAGAAGGAGAAGGACTACATCGTCGTCGACGGTGAGGTCCTGATCGTCGACGAGTTCACCGGTCGAGTCCTGCACGGTCGCCGCTACAACGAGGGCATGCACCAGGCGATCGAGGCGAAGGAGAGCGTGAAGATCAAGGACGAGAACCAGACTCTCGCCACGATCACGCTGCAGAACTACTTCCGCCTCTACAAGACGCTCTCCGGCATGACCGGCACCGCGGTCACCGAGGCCAACGAGTTCCACCAGACCTACAAGCTCGGCGTCGTCCCGATCCCGACGAACCGGCCGATGATCCGCAAGGACCAGGCCGACGTGGTCTACAAGACCGAGGACGCCAAGTTCCTGGCCTGTGTCGAGGACATCAAGGAGCGCTACGACAGAGGGCAGCCGGTCCTGGTCGGCACCACGAGCGTGGCCAAGTCCGAGCGCCTGTCCAAGGAGCTCAAGCGCAAGGGCGTCCCGCACGAGGTCCTCAACGCCAAGCACCACGCGCGTGAGGCGGCGATCATCGCCGAGGCGGGCCGCAAGGGCGCGGTCACCGTCGCCACCAACATGGCCGGTCGAGGCACCGACATCATGCTCGGCGGCAACCCCGACTTCCGCGCCGACGTGGAGCTGCGCAACCGCGGCCTGGACCCGGTCGAGACCCCCGACGAGTACGACAAGGCCTGGGCCGAGGCGCTGGACAAGGCCAGGGAGGCCGTGCAGGCCGAGCACGACGAGGTCACCGAGATCGGCGGCCTCTATGTCCTGGGCACCGAGCGGCACGAGTCGCGACGGATCGACAACCAGCTCCGCGGCCGGTCCGGCCGTCAGGGCGACCCGGGCGAGTCACGGTTCTACCTCTCGCTCGAGGACGACCTCATGCGCCTGTTCAACTCGGCCAGGGTCGAGATGATCATGACGCGGCTGAACATCCCGGACGACGTCCCGATCGAGTCGGGCATCGTCTCCAAGGCCATCGCCTCCGCCCAGCACCAGGTCGAGCAGCAGAACTTCGAGATCCGCAAGAACGTTCTGAAGTACGACGAGGTCATGAACCGGCAGCGCAAGGTGATCTACGCCGAGCGTCACCGGGTGCTGGAGGGCGCCGACCTGCACGAGCAGATCCGCGGCTTCGTCAACGACGTCGTCGACGAGTACATCGCCGGCGCCACCGCCGAGGGCTTCTCCGAGGAGTGGGACCTCGACAAGCTCTGGAAGGCGCTCGGCCAGCTCTACCCGCTCACCCTCACCATCGACGGCGTCCTCGAAGAGGCCGGCAGCCGTGAGGAGCTCACCGCGGAGTTCCTCGCCGAGAAGGTGAAGGCCGACGCGGCCGCCGCCTACGACCGCCGTGAGGAGGAGCTCGGCGCCGAGGCGATGCGGGAGCTGGAGCGCAGGGTCATCCTGTCGGTCCTCGACCGCAAGTGGCGTGAGCACCTCTATGAGATGGACTACCTCCAGGAGGGCATCGGCCTGCGGGCCATGGCGCAGCGCGACCCGCTGATCGAATACCAGCGTGAGGGCTTCGACATGTTCTCCCAGATGCTCGAGGGCATCAAGGAGGAGTCGGTCGGTTACCTGTTCAACCTCGAAGTCGAGGTGCAGACCAACCCGATCGTCGAGGAGCACGACCACGACCACGACCACGAGGACGCGGCGATCTCGGAGACCCGTTCCATCATCGCCCGCGGCCTGCGCGGCCCGCAGCGTCCCTCCGAGCTGGAGTACACCGCGCCCGGGGAGAGCGGCGAGGTCGAGCACACCCGGATCAGCAGCAAGGAGGAGCGCGACGCCTACGGCAACGTCGAGCGTAACGCCCCCTGCCCCTGCGGTTCGGGTAAGAAGTACAAGCGCTGCCACGGCGATCCCAAGAACGTCCAGGCCTGACGGCTGATCGGAAGGGCCCGCACGTCCTCGGGTTCATGTGGTCGTCGCAACACCTCGATCTGAGGAGTTGCGACGACCATGTCGTTGTCGGAGGGGTCATCGCGTGAGTGCGATGAGTTGTTGAGGCTGATCGATGCCGGGGTTTCGGTGCGGTCCGCAGCGACGGCGTTGGGCCTGCCGAGTTCGCGCGCGTATGCGATCTCGCGGGCGGGTGGTCGGGGGACGGGGCGTGCCAAGACCGTGGTGACCGACGAGCATCGCCGGCGGGTGCTCGCGGTCTTCGCGGAGTCGGGGAGCGTCAACCGGGCGGCGATCGCCGCTGGGCTGAGTCATGGGACTGCCCGGCGGATCCTGGTCAGTGCCGGGGTGATGGCGGCCGAGGCGAAGCCTGCGGGTAAGGAAGCGGCCAAGCGGCGGTTCCTGGAGCTGATCGGGCAGGGTTGGCCATCGGCGCGGGCCGCGCGGGAGGTGGGCGTACATCCACGCACCGGACGGGACTGGCGCAGGGGTGTCCGCAAGTCCAGCGACACACGGGTCTATCCCGACGGCACGGTCGTGGACTCGGGCTCGGGCACCCGCTACAAGGTTTCCATGATCGATCCTGTCGAGGCCGAGGTTCATAGCCGGTATCTGTCGCAGGTCGACCGGCTGGCGATCGCCGACGGGTTGATCAACAAGCAGACGGTCACCGAGATCGCCGAGGAGATCGGCAAGCACAAGTCGACGGTCTCGCGTGAGATCGCTCGGCGCTCGCTCGAGGGTGTCTACCTGCCGCACCGGGCTCACGGGGCCGCTGCCGCCGCGCGGGCCCGTCCCAAGACCTGCAAGCTGGTCGACCATAGAGTGTTGCGTGAGCAGGTCGAACAAGGTCTGGAACGGAAGTTGTCTCCCGAGCAGATCTCCCACAGGCTCGTCAAGGACTTCCCCGATGACGAGAGCATGCGCGTGAGCCACGAGACGATCTACCAAGCCCTGTATTTTCAGGCCCGCGGCGGCCTCAAACGCGAGGTTCAAAAAGCGTTGCGGACCGGCAGGGCCCGCCGCAAACCGCAACGCCAGCCAGGGCAGCGGCAGCCTCGGTTCGTCGAGGAGATGGTGA from Streptosporangium sp. NBC_01756 includes the following:
- the hpf gene encoding ribosome hibernation-promoting factor, HPF/YfiA family, which produces MDIIVKGRHTGVSDRFRDHVNAKLARIERLDHKLISVDVEVTKESNPRITDQRERVELTIHSRGPAVRAEATADDRFAALDIALGKLEGRLRRLADRRKVHHGNHCPPSVAELTATALAETLESAPARLFDGARLEQEAQEGAPEDKAIIPIQMDGDGPLVVREKTHQADPMTIDQALLEMELVGHDFYLFRDKESGQPSVVYLRQGYNYGVLRLVEP
- a CDS encoding ComF family protein, giving the protein MPTALLDLLLPPRCAGCDAPGALVCARCTAELHGEPARRMPAPVPPGLPECWSATGYTTAAQRTIIAYKERGRTALAPFLAGSLALTIATAVGDRPVVLVPVPSARAAVRRRGHAPVTRLTELAAGCLRAAGWPATVAEILAPRRRVADQAGLSSLQRAANLSMAFRVTTGRNGAGVGSWGGAGPVVLVDDIITTGATLAEAARALREAGVPVPLAVTIAATRRKGEVPPHDGG
- a CDS encoding HGxxPAAW family protein; translated protein: MKEGTAMADDAPRTVHTGRASSWLAVTVVISGFAVGGAGLCLGPMWALFWTGVTACVLGGILLPVFGVFRDTVLDDPRVPYRSPPGDRSD
- the secA gene encoding preprotein translocase subunit SecA, whose product is MPAFLDKILRAGEGKLLRKLKRIADQVNSIEDDFKSLTDAELRALTAEYKERHAAGETLDDLLPEAFATVREASRRVLGKRHFDVQIMGGASLHMGNISEMRTGEGKTLTCTLPAYLNAISGKGVHVITTNDYLVKVGADEMGRIHRFLGLEVGAILANMAPDERRKHYNADITYGTNNEFGFDYLRDNMAWSLEECVQRGHNFAIVDEVDSILIDEARTPLIISGPGEQSGKWYAEFAKIVPRLRRGTEGKDGEENTGDYAVDEKKRTVGIFESGVEKVEDWLGIDNLYKPEHTHLVGFLNNALKAKELYKKEKDYIVVDGEVLIVDEFTGRVLHGRRYNEGMHQAIEAKESVKIKDENQTLATITLQNYFRLYKTLSGMTGTAVTEANEFHQTYKLGVVPIPTNRPMIRKDQADVVYKTEDAKFLACVEDIKERYDRGQPVLVGTTSVAKSERLSKELKRKGVPHEVLNAKHHAREAAIIAEAGRKGAVTVATNMAGRGTDIMLGGNPDFRADVELRNRGLDPVETPDEYDKAWAEALDKAREAVQAEHDEVTEIGGLYVLGTERHESRRIDNQLRGRSGRQGDPGESRFYLSLEDDLMRLFNSARVEMIMTRLNIPDDVPIESGIVSKAIASAQHQVEQQNFEIRKNVLKYDEVMNRQRKVIYAERHRVLEGADLHEQIRGFVNDVVDEYIAGATAEGFSEEWDLDKLWKALGQLYPLTLTIDGVLEEAGSREELTAEFLAEKVKADAAAAYDRREEELGAEAMRELERRVILSVLDRKWREHLYEMDYLQEGIGLRAMAQRDPLIEYQREGFDMFSQMLEGIKEESVGYLFNLEVEVQTNPIVEEHDHDHDHEDAAISETRSIIARGLRGPQRPSELEYTAPGESGEVEHTRISSKEERDAYGNVERNAPCPCGSGKKYKRCHGDPKNVQA
- a CDS encoding winged helix-turn-helix domain-containing protein, coding for MTVALSADEARRIILRAQGLLGAGSRRGGAPATLRRLGAVQLDTISVLARSHELVAYARLGAVGRQDVERAYWDDPAQAFEYWCHAACVLPIDHWPLYAFRRRYFHARRYRWHELPDSVDKILEQVREHGPITTADIGGAKKGGPWWDWSDSKIAIEWLLDTGAVVCTRRVGWRRVYDLAERAIPARLLAEDPSDAECVTRLAGIAGRALGVATRADLVDFLRLKPAAAALLDGALLGGDAGLTPVRVSGWPDRSASAWADPAALETEPRGRHRTTLLSPFDSLVWDRGRTARVFGFNHRLEAYVPREKRVHGYFTMPVLAGGRLIGRVDPAREGSTLVGRQVSLEPGVNRHRGAGALADALWEAASWVGCDAVRVDRVDPDLSTPLQEALAR
- a CDS encoding response regulator transcription factor, with the protein product MTEPDEATRPARSGDPIRVLIVDDHALIRRSLEMALSAETDIEVVGEASDGQEAVELADRLTPDVMLMDVRMPRRSGIEATREIKASVPSTRIIMLTVSDEEEDLFEAIKAGATGYLLKNVQLDEVPEAVRGVHEGQSLINPAMAAKLISEFANMSRKEAERPPQLPVPRLTDREMEVLRLVAKGMNNREIAKQLFISENTVKNHVRNILDKLQLHSRMEAVVYAVRERMLEIT
- a CDS encoding IS30 family transposase; its protein translation is MAAEAKPAGKEAAKRRFLELIGQGWPSARAAREVGVHPRTGRDWRRGVRKSSDTRVYPDGTVVDSGSGTRYKVSMIDPVEAEVHSRYLSQVDRLAIADGLINKQTVTEIAEEIGKHKSTVSREIARRSLEGVYLPHRAHGAAAAARARPKTCKLVDHRVLREQVEQGLERKLSPEQISHRLVKDFPDDESMRVSHETIYQALYFQARGGLKREVQKALRTGRARRKPQRQPGQRQPRFVEEMVMIADRPAEVDDRAVPGHWEGDLIIGANNQSAIATLVERTTRYTMLVHLPHGHDAEQVRDGLIQTMSTLPTHLRGSLTWDQGCEMARHKQFTMATDMAVYFCDPHSPWQRGTNENTNGLLRQYFPKSTDLSVYGPEDLEHVAQELNGRPRKTLDWDTPAERLRDLLTT